GTAACGATTCGTCAGACTGCGAATGATGGACATTGGTCATCGTTCTCCTCGTGGTCATCGCCCCATTTCGCCTTCGGCCGGAAGAACGATTGTGGATGAAGCATCATTCCCCTGGATCCGATTCGACAACATACTCATGTTCAGGAAACGGAACCTCTCCCTGCCGCCGATCTAGGAAAAAGGTTCGGGAGCGACCACCTCCAGATGTTCAGGTGCGGTGGCATCCAGCGTCGCGATCTTTCGGGCGTAGAGTCCGATCCCCGGCAAACTACTCAACCCGTGGGCGAAGATACTCAGTAAAACCGCCGCCATCACTGCCAACCTGATCGTGGATTCTCCCGGCAGATGCGACTCCTGCTCCAAATACACCAGACCGAGCACGATGGAAGCCAGCCCCCGCGGGCCGAACCAACCCATGAAGACCGTTGTGGCCATGCTCAGGCGCATCCCGATGAGGGCAATCGCCACGGGAAGCATCCTCACCACTGTCAGGCTCATGACAGCATAAACCACGAGTGGCATGCTGAATTGCTCCAATACACGGGCTGTAAGCATGCCAAAAAGAAAGAACACAAAAAAATCAAGCAGCCGCCCCCAACCTTCGGTGAACTCGACGCTCTGTTTCGCGGCCTCCCTGAAACCGATCTGAACGGCCATTCCGGCGACATAGCCGGCGATGAACATGCTCGCACCGATGGGCTCGCTCCCTATCACACAAAGGATCGGCAGCGCCACGAGCCCCAGTGGCTGTAAGGACTCAGACATCCACTCCTTGCGTTTCGCCAGTCCCAAAAGCCACCCACCCGCCAGGCCGATCAGTGCGCCGACCAGAGCGCCGAAGCCGAGCTGCTCTATAACGAAGCGCATCAAAACAGCACCCGCGCCCTCTGTGCCCACCTCGGCCAGGGCGATAAAGCACATCAGGAAGGGAACCGACAAGCCATCGTTGAGACCGGCTTCCACGCTGAGGGCCTGTCGAATGCGCACCGGTACCCGCGGACTGCTCACCACCACCTCCCCCAGGCCGGCGTCGGTCGGAGCGAGGATGGCTGCGAGGATACTCGCTTCCCAGAGCGACAGTTGAGGGAAAATAATGACCGCCCCGATCGCGCCAAGCAGGATAGTCGGCAGCATACCGATGCTCAGCAATCTGACGGGCAAACTCTCGTTGCTCTTGAGAACCTGGAGATTGATCCGGGTGGCATCGGAAAAGAGAGTCAGCACCAGCCCAATTTCGGCGATCAAAAGAAAAGTTTTCCGGTCTGCTTCAAGTTCGCCCAGTACAGGCAAGGCGCGAACGAGCAGAATCCCTACAGCGGTAAAGACGATGGGCGCAGTGAAGACGGTCTGCTCCAGACGTCTGGAGACCAGGCTGTAGATAAAAACCAGCAAAACGAATATGGCCATGATGAGCATGGTTCACTCCTGCAAAGCCGGCACTTTATCCCGCTGGGATCGTCACGATCGGCGCCCCCTCCTTGCCACCCGTTTCCACAAGAGTGAATATGAACATGAGGAAGGAAAACATGCGCTTGGATGGCAGGTCCCGGTCATCGATCCAGAACCAGTAATCACGGTAGGGCACCGCGACGAACGCATCGGTGATTTTTTCGCGGGAGCTGTGAATTCGGATCAGGGGGATCAAAGGACTACCAGGGTCAGCCTCTTCTATGTTCGTTGGGTTGACCCGCTTTTCCTCTACGTGGATATCAGGGACCTCGATATAGGAGGCGAGATCGACGATGATTTCGAGAATGGAGCGGCTCAGAATCGCCAATTCCCGGTCGTTTTTCGCTATAGATGCATACACGACGGCAAACTCCTGTGCCTTGGCGTCAAGACCCAGCATCTTTCTTACGGCAAGGCTGTCCTCTTCGGTAGCCTGATCCAGCTTACTGCGGAAGGTCATGAGCGTAGCTTCCTTCTCGTTCGTTTTCTGAACCCGCAGGCCGATGGCCCCTGAAACCTGAAGCCTTCGAAGTCTCTCGATCAGCGGGTAGAACTCGGGATCTGCGGGACGTGCCCGTGCCGCACCTCCGTAGCGGTTCCTGATCCCATTTATGGAATGAACGCAGAGTCTCAGCACCAGATCGACAGGGTAATTGGCCTGGATCAGGCTCAGGATCGCTGCAGGAGGGATCGGGGTCATGAGACTCCGGGCGAACTTCTCTCCTGTAATCGGACTGTAAGTGATGGTAGGACGATCAATGTAGCGGGCAGCGCCCCCTGCGGTCTGACTATTTGTTAGACCGGCGGTGATAGGATCTGCCCAGGTCAGTCGGAGGTCTACCTGGCTCTCGACGGAATACTGGTTGATGACCGAGGCAACATCGAGGAAGGTGGGAGTATCCCCGTAGCGGAGCTTGACCATGTTGACCAGCATCTGAGCCTTCCAGGAATCGGAAATGGCGGAGGTATAGTCGAACCGGTCGCGAGCAACGGTGTACGGCCCGACGCCCGCACACCCCATGAGAGAGAAAAGGAGGCTGATGAGAACAGCCGTTTTGAACTTTTTCTTAACAGTCATCCCCCGGCGCTCCTTTCGCAGCAAAGATCTTTGGCGGATTCTAATATCCCGTTATTCACCACGGAGACACGGATTACATGGATAAGATTTTGGAATTCTTATGGAATTTCTCTGTAATCTCTGTGCTTCCGCTCCGTGGTGAATGGGGATTTCAAGAGCGACTCACTCCGTTACAGCCATTCCAGAAAATGGAATCCCCAGGCCGGAAGATCCACGTAAAGCCCCTGACCGTACATCTCTTCTCCATCACGCTCGTAGACTTCGGTCGTGAAAATGTCTTTCAACCGCCACATTTTGCCTTTGAGATCCTCCCACGGGACCCTCACATTCCCCTGCGAAGGCACATCAGAGAGGTTCACTACAATGAGACAACGCGAATCCCCCTTGTGCCAGCACCAGGAAACCAGGTTCAGGTAGCCTGGATTGTCCGGCCAGCCCGTGCGTTCACAGAGGCTCCAAGCCCCCTGGAGGAAATCTCCCCTGCGCAACGCATCGAGCAACTGACGGTAGAACGCAAGCAATGCGGCATCGGGCGTCTCCTCCGGACGCCGGGCTAAAAAGACGGGCAGACGCACTTTCCTCCCCTCCAGTTGCCCTTCATGGATCAACCTGGCTCCCGGCAGCGTCAGAACCGTCACTGCCACAGCCCGGTGCTTTTCGGGCGTGAATGTGCCGGCAGCCCGGGGCTCATCATGGTTCTCGATAAAGCGGACCAGTTTTTCCTGGTAGGCGAGGTCCGCACACAAGTGCAGCCGCA
This region of Desulforhabdus amnigena genomic DNA includes:
- a CDS encoding cation:proton antiporter domain-containing protein, whose amino-acid sequence is MLIMAIFVLLVFIYSLVSRRLEQTVFTAPIVFTAVGILLVRALPVLGELEADRKTFLLIAEIGLVLTLFSDATRINLQVLKSNESLPVRLLSIGMLPTILLGAIGAVIIFPQLSLWEASILAAILAPTDAGLGEVVVSSPRVPVRIRQALSVEAGLNDGLSVPFLMCFIALAEVGTEGAGAVLMRFVIEQLGFGALVGALIGLAGGWLLGLAKRKEWMSESLQPLGLVALPILCVIGSEPIGASMFIAGYVAGMAVQIGFREAAKQSVEFTEGWGRLLDFFVFFLFGMLTARVLEQFSMPLVVYAVMSLTVVRMLPVAIALIGMRLSMATTVFMGWFGPRGLASIVLGLVYLEQESHLPGESTIRLAVMAAVLLSIFAHGLSSLPGIGLYARKIATLDATAPEHLEVVAPEPFS